The following coding sequences are from one Oceanidesulfovibrio indonesiensis window:
- the tatB gene encoding Sec-independent protein translocase protein TatB, translated as MFGIGSTELLIILAVGLIVLGPKKLPQIARALGKGMAEFRKVSTDLQRTINVEAEREEREQKRRDEEKVKKKEVAKAAQSKHKGESEESAKARQEAEEAARKALSSADKANRAEPFKDPYAEQEEAARVAQQEDDAKTIDVTTSEVRTADAEDRNAASGDEAPAGAAQESKA; from the coding sequence ATGTTCGGCATCGGTTCTACTGAACTACTCATCATTCTCGCCGTCGGTCTCATTGTTCTGGGACCCAAGAAACTTCCGCAGATCGCCCGCGCCCTGGGCAAGGGCATGGCCGAGTTCAGGAAGGTTTCCACCGATCTGCAGCGCACCATCAACGTAGAGGCCGAGCGCGAGGAACGCGAGCAGAAGCGGCGCGATGAAGAAAAGGTCAAAAAAAAGGAAGTGGCCAAGGCGGCGCAGTCCAAGCACAAGGGTGAATCCGAGGAAAGCGCCAAGGCGCGCCAGGAAGCCGAAGAGGCCGCCAGGAAGGCTCTGAGCTCCGCGGACAAGGCCAACCGCGCCGAACCCTTCAAGGACCCGTATGCCGAGCAGGAAGAAGCGGCCCGAGTCGCACAGCAGGAGGACGACGCCAAGACAATCGACGTGACGACCTCCGAGGTCAGGACTGCCGATGCTGAGGACAGGAACGCAGCATCCGGCGACGAAGCCCCTGCAGGTGCCGCCCAGGAGTCCAAGGCGTGA
- a CDS encoding ATP-dependent 6-phosphofructokinase — protein MTKERVQRARDVDTEIKTLGKAKIPSKLSVCHFTEDDAKVLIQVTEEQMSNLGDDPVYLDFQLAGPRRNLYFDPAKTKCAIVTCGGLCPGVNDVIRAIVMEAHHSYGVASVLGIRFGLEGFIPSYGHEIVELTPEKVASSHQFGGTILGSSRGPQPAEDIVDALERMNVSCLFLIGGDGTMRAAGRIAEEIIARRLKISIIGIPKTIDNDINFITQSFGFDTAVEKATEAIQCAHTEAVCAMNGIGVVKLMGRESGFIAAHATLALKEVNFVLVPETPFELDGKDGVLNELEERLRSRKHAVIVVAEGAGQHLLEYTGETDASGNPVLGDISSLLIKRIKKHFGAKNVPITIKFIDPSYIIRSVPANANDRVYCGFLGQHAVHAALAGKTGMVISRLQDRYVHLPLSLVTKERRKLNINSDYWRAVMESTGQNPIPGIFGPGEYCPTSDE, from the coding sequence ATGACCAAAGAACGCGTCCAACGCGCTCGCGATGTGGATACCGAGATCAAAACCCTCGGCAAGGCCAAGATCCCTTCGAAACTGTCCGTCTGCCACTTCACCGAAGACGACGCCAAGGTTCTCATCCAGGTGACTGAAGAGCAGATGAGCAACCTGGGCGACGATCCGGTCTACCTGGATTTCCAGCTCGCAGGACCGCGCCGGAACCTGTACTTCGACCCGGCAAAGACCAAATGCGCCATTGTCACCTGCGGCGGGTTGTGTCCGGGCGTCAACGACGTCATCCGCGCCATCGTCATGGAGGCGCACCACAGCTACGGCGTCGCTTCCGTTCTGGGCATCCGCTTCGGGCTCGAAGGCTTCATCCCCAGCTACGGACATGAAATCGTGGAGCTCACGCCCGAAAAGGTCGCCAGCAGCCACCAGTTCGGCGGCACCATTCTCGGTTCGTCGCGCGGGCCGCAGCCTGCCGAGGATATCGTGGACGCTCTTGAACGCATGAATGTCTCCTGTCTCTTTCTCATTGGCGGCGACGGCACCATGCGCGCGGCCGGCAGGATCGCCGAGGAAATCATCGCCCGCAGGCTCAAGATCTCCATCATCGGCATCCCCAAGACCATCGACAACGACATCAATTTCATCACCCAGTCCTTTGGCTTCGACACCGCCGTGGAGAAAGCCACCGAAGCTATCCAGTGCGCACATACCGAGGCCGTCTGCGCCATGAACGGCATCGGGGTAGTCAAGCTCATGGGCCGCGAGTCCGGCTTCATCGCCGCGCACGCCACCCTGGCGCTCAAGGAAGTCAACTTCGTTCTCGTTCCGGAAACGCCCTTCGAGCTGGACGGCAAGGACGGCGTGCTCAACGAACTCGAAGAACGGCTGCGGTCGCGCAAGCATGCGGTCATCGTGGTGGCCGAAGGCGCGGGCCAGCACCTTCTGGAGTACACCGGCGAGACGGACGCCTCGGGCAATCCGGTGCTGGGCGACATCTCTTCCCTGCTCATCAAACGCATCAAGAAACACTTCGGCGCCAAGAACGTTCCGATCACCATCAAGTTCATCGACCCCAGCTACATTATCCGCTCGGTGCCGGCCAACGCCAACGATCGCGTGTACTGCGGCTTCCTGGGACAACACGCCGTCCACGCCGCCCTTGCCGGCAAAACGGGCATGGTCATCTCGCGGCTGCAGGATCGCTACGTGCACCTGCCGCTCTCCCTTGTCACCAAAGAGCGCCGCAAGCTGAACATCAACTCGGACTACTGGCGCGCGGTCATGGAATCAACGGGCCAGAACCCCATTCCCGGCATCTTCGGCCCCGGCGAATACTGCCCCACGTCCGACGAGTAG
- the tatC gene encoding twin-arginine translocase subunit TatC — MSFTDHLQELRIRLTRCFIALAVGFLACYGFSKQLFDILMEPLVNVFPPGSHLIFTALPEAFFTYIKIALVAGFFVTSPFIFYQLWLFVAPGLYKEERKYLIPIGFVSALFFVVGACFGYFVVFPFAFEFFMGFTTEFIKPFPKLNEYLGFSLKLLFAFGVIFELPLVIFFLARLGLVTSAMLRKHRKYSFLGCFVVSAVLTPPDVVSQMLMAGPLMLLYEISIYVAQIFGRREKKKKGEEPDEEDENEDSEATEAEQERQ, encoded by the coding sequence ATGTCCTTCACCGATCACCTGCAGGAGCTGCGCATTCGCCTCACGCGCTGTTTCATCGCGCTGGCCGTGGGATTCCTCGCCTGCTACGGCTTCTCCAAGCAGCTGTTCGACATTCTCATGGAGCCGCTGGTCAACGTCTTTCCCCCCGGCTCGCACCTCATCTTCACCGCCTTGCCCGAGGCTTTCTTCACGTACATCAAAATCGCCCTCGTGGCCGGCTTCTTCGTCACCAGCCCGTTCATCTTCTATCAGCTCTGGCTGTTCGTGGCGCCTGGGCTGTACAAGGAAGAACGCAAGTATCTCATACCCATAGGCTTTGTCTCCGCATTGTTCTTCGTGGTGGGTGCTTGCTTCGGCTACTTCGTGGTGTTCCCGTTCGCCTTCGAGTTTTTCATGGGATTCACCACGGAATTCATCAAGCCGTTCCCCAAGCTGAACGAATATCTCGGCTTCTCGCTCAAGCTGCTGTTCGCATTCGGCGTCATCTTCGAACTGCCGCTGGTGATATTCTTCCTGGCCCGGCTCGGCCTGGTCACCTCGGCCATGCTGCGCAAGCACCGCAAGTACTCCTTCCTGGGATGCTTCGTGGTCTCGGCGGTGCTCACCCCGCCGGACGTGGTCTCGCAGATGCTCATGGCTGGCCCCCTCATGCTTCTCTACGAGATATCCATCTACGTCGCTCAGATATTCGGCCGACGAGAAAAGAAGAAAAAAGGCGAGGAGCCAGACGAAGAAGACGAGAACGAAGATTCGGAGGCAACGGAGGCTGAACAGGAACGTCAATAG
- the guaA gene encoding glutamine-hydrolyzing GMP synthase, translated as MDVQEKVVIVDYGSQVTQLIARRVREAGVYSEIHPCTIPLDDLKAMQPSAVILSGGPASVSDEDSPQLDAGILGLGIPVLGICYGMQLIANELGGSLAQSSDREYGRADLSLLADSPLWDGLPKEGVHKVWMSHGDKVLAPPPGFEVIGRTKNVDVAAMADENRRFYAVQFHPEVHHTEDGAQMLRNFLFKVAGLKGDWSMSSFAEAVIGELREKIGDRKVVCGLSGGIDSTVVAVLLSKAIGDNLHCIFVDNGLLRAGEGTEVVGYLDEHFKLQLHYVQAQEEFLSKLRGVDDPEEKRKIIGRTFIEVFEREAKDIKDVSYLAQGTLYPDVIESVSFKGPSAVIKSHHNVGGLPDIMELDLVEPLRELFKDEVRKVAVELGLPDFVIWRHPFPGPGLAIRILGEITDERLEILRQADRIVQDELHASDWYRKVWQGFAVLLPLKTVGVMGDDRTYEHVIALRVVDSVDAMTADWTRLPSEVLARISSRIINEVKGVNRVVYDISSKPPSTIEWE; from the coding sequence ATGGACGTTCAGGAAAAAGTCGTCATCGTAGACTACGGGTCCCAGGTGACCCAACTCATAGCCAGGCGCGTGCGCGAGGCTGGCGTCTACTCCGAGATCCACCCCTGCACCATCCCCCTCGATGACCTGAAGGCCATGCAGCCCTCTGCCGTCATCCTGTCCGGCGGTCCGGCCTCGGTTTCCGACGAGGACTCGCCGCAACTGGACGCAGGCATTCTCGGGCTCGGCATCCCGGTGCTCGGCATATGCTACGGCATGCAGCTTATCGCCAACGAGCTGGGCGGTTCCCTGGCCCAGAGCAGCGACCGCGAGTACGGCCGCGCCGACCTCTCCCTGCTGGCCGACTCCCCCTTGTGGGACGGCCTGCCCAAGGAAGGCGTCCACAAAGTCTGGATGTCCCACGGCGACAAGGTTCTGGCTCCGCCGCCCGGGTTCGAGGTCATCGGCCGCACCAAAAACGTGGACGTTGCCGCCATGGCGGACGAAAACCGCCGCTTCTACGCCGTGCAGTTTCACCCGGAAGTCCACCACACCGAGGACGGCGCGCAGATGCTGCGCAACTTCCTGTTCAAGGTGGCCGGGCTCAAGGGCGACTGGTCCATGTCCTCCTTTGCGGAGGCCGTCATTGGTGAGCTGCGCGAGAAGATCGGCGACAGAAAGGTGGTCTGCGGCCTGTCCGGCGGCATCGACTCCACCGTAGTCGCCGTGCTGCTCTCCAAGGCCATCGGCGATAATCTGCACTGCATCTTCGTGGACAACGGCCTGCTCCGCGCGGGCGAGGGCACCGAGGTCGTGGGCTATCTGGACGAGCACTTCAAGCTCCAGCTCCACTACGTCCAGGCGCAGGAGGAGTTCCTCTCCAAGCTCCGCGGCGTGGACGACCCGGAAGAAAAGCGCAAGATCATCGGAAGGACCTTCATCGAGGTGTTCGAGCGCGAAGCCAAGGACATCAAGGACGTCAGCTACCTCGCCCAGGGCACGCTCTACCCGGACGTCATCGAATCCGTGTCCTTCAAGGGCCCCTCGGCGGTCATCAAGAGCCACCACAACGTGGGCGGCCTGCCCGACATCATGGAGCTCGACCTCGTGGAGCCCCTGCGCGAACTGTTCAAGGACGAGGTGCGCAAGGTGGCCGTGGAGCTGGGCCTGCCAGACTTCGTCATCTGGCGTCACCCCTTCCCGGGTCCCGGTCTGGCCATCCGCATACTGGGCGAGATTACCGACGAGCGCCTTGAAATTCTCCGCCAGGCCGACCGCATCGTGCAGGATGAACTCCACGCCTCGGACTGGTACAGAAAGGTCTGGCAGGGCTTCGCCGTGCTCCTGCCGCTCAAGACCGTGGGCGTCATGGGCGACGACCGCACGTACGAACATGTCATCGCGCTGCGTGTCGTGGACAGCGTGGACGCCATGACGGCCGACTGGACGCGCCTGCCCTCCGAGGTGCTCGCGCGCATCTCCAGCCGCATCATCAACGAGGTCAAGGGCGTCAACCGCGTGGTCTACGACATTTCGTCCAAGCCGCCCTCCACCATCGAATGGGAGTAA